The Blautia hydrogenotrophica DSM 10507 genome window below encodes:
- the xseB gene encoding exodeoxyribonuclease VII small subunit, whose product MCKKDEQETKETILTIEEAFERLDALTQKLENGQTSLEESFAVYQEGIKLLKYCNGKIDRVEKKMLQIDEDGVISEF is encoded by the coding sequence ATGTGTAAGAAAGACGAGCAAGAGACAAAGGAAACTATATTGACGATAGAGGAAGCATTTGAAAGGCTGGATGCATTGACACAAAAGCTAGAGAATGGTCAGACCTCTTTGGAGGAGTCTTTTGCAGTGTATCAGGAGGGAATCAAGCTGTTGAAATACTGCAATGGAAAGATCGACCGGGTGGAGAAGAAGATGCTTCAGATAGATGAGGATGGAGTAATCAGTGAATTTTAA
- a CDS encoding stage III sporulation protein AE, translating to MNRAKKSAWGGKKKIKKISLGIFLLLCFLCCTVSVKAQEEPSDEENSGLAEEETSRLMSDLDLDELQEVMDNLLEERTFSFTEMMGKLMNGEISLDGDTIVVFLREIFIEQFAREKTILLQIFLLVLIAAVFSNFTSMFENGQIGEISFYVIYLLLFVLLMESFQNMSSQLEDSLRAVVTFMQGLAPAYFLAVAASNGATTAAVFYEMVLLLVWLIQWLMITFVLPAANLCVLLNMVNHLSKEDLLSKLADLLRTLVDWSLKTMLGVVAGMQIVQSLVAPVIDSLKRSAIGKTASALPGVGNAFNAVTEIVVTAAVLVRNCLGVTFVIILLIWGLTPIIQYGLMSLTYRLMSALTQPVSDPRMVGCLSIMGDGCALLLRILLTTQVLCMVTVVILAVTFGGSG from the coding sequence ATGAACAGAGCAAAGAAGAGCGCCTGGGGCGGCAAGAAAAAAATAAAAAAGATCAGTTTGGGGATTTTTCTGCTTCTCTGTTTTCTCTGCTGTACAGTGAGTGTCAAGGCTCAGGAGGAGCCCTCAGACGAGGAAAACAGCGGGCTGGCGGAGGAGGAGACGAGCCGTCTGATGTCAGATTTGGATTTGGATGAGCTTCAGGAAGTAATGGACAACCTGCTGGAGGAAAGAACTTTTTCTTTCACGGAGATGATGGGAAAGCTCATGAATGGCGAGATCAGTCTGGATGGAGATACGATTGTAGTTTTTTTAAGAGAGATTTTCATTGAACAGTTTGCCAGAGAAAAAACCATTCTCTTACAAATTTTTCTGTTGGTGCTGATAGCAGCAGTCTTTTCAAATTTTACAAGCATGTTTGAAAATGGACAAATTGGAGAGATCAGTTTTTATGTGATCTATCTGCTACTGTTTGTGCTTCTGATGGAGTCTTTTCAGAATATGAGCAGCCAGCTGGAAGACAGTCTGCGGGCAGTAGTCACATTTATGCAGGGATTGGCGCCAGCTTATTTTCTGGCGGTGGCAGCTTCTAACGGGGCAACGACTGCGGCAGTTTTTTATGAGATGGTTTTGCTGCTGGTCTGGCTGATTCAGTGGCTAATGATTACCTTTGTGCTGCCGGCGGCGAATTTGTGCGTGCTTCTGAATATGGTGAACCATCTCTCGAAGGAGGATTTGCTGAGCAAATTGGCAGACTTATTGAGGACTTTGGTAGACTGGTCACTGAAGACAATGCTGGGAGTAGTGGCGGGAATGCAGATTGTGCAGTCCTTGGTCGCGCCGGTGATTGATTCGTTGAAGAGAAGTGCCATTGGCAAGACTGCCAGTGCCCTGCCAGGTGTAGGCAATGCGTTTAACGCGGTCACAGAAATTGTGGTGACTGCTGCTGTGCTGGTGCGCAACTGTCTGGGTGTCACTTTTGTGATTATCCTGTTGATCTGGGGGCTGACACCGATCATACAGTATGGACTGATGTCTTTGACTTATCGGTTGATGTCGGCTTTGACGCAGCCAGTGTCTGATCCTAGGATGGTAGGTTGTCTAAGTATCATGGGAGATGGCTGTGCTCTGCTTTTGAGAATTTTGTTGACCACTCAGGTGTTGTGCATGGTTACGGTGGTGATTTTGGCTGTCACTTTTGGAGGAAGCGGATGA
- a CDS encoding Asp23/Gls24 family envelope stress response protein produces the protein MAEKRNTYKIQELDGSGEVYIADEVVAIIAGLAATEVEGVASMAGNITNELVGKLGMKNLSKGVKVNVLENVVTVDLALNIAYGKNILETSKTVQEKVKAAIENMTGLEVADVNIRIASVDMENEKGK, from the coding sequence ATGGCAGAGAAGAGAAACACATATAAGATACAGGAACTAGATGGAAGCGGGGAAGTCTACATTGCTGATGAAGTAGTGGCGATCATCGCAGGGCTGGCGGCAACGGAGGTAGAAGGGGTCGCGTCCATGGCCGGGAACATCACCAACGAGCTGGTGGGAAAACTGGGAATGAAGAATCTGTCTAAAGGTGTGAAGGTAAATGTCCTGGAGAACGTGGTTACGGTGGATCTGGCTCTGAATATTGCTTACGGGAAGAACATACTCGAGACCAGTAAGACGGTACAGGAAAAGGTAAAGGCGGCTATCGAGAATATGACGGGGCTCGAGGTTGCGGATGTGAATATCCGAATTGCAAGTGTCGATATGGAGAACGAAAAAGGAAAGTAA
- the dxs gene encoding 1-deoxy-D-xylulose-5-phosphate synthase encodes MILEKINKANDLHRIPLAEFPELAEEIRQFLIESVSKTGGHLASNLGAVELTLALHNVLEFPEDKLIWDVGHQAYTHKILTGRKNLFSSLRQEGGLSGFPKRNESACDSFDTGHSSNSLSAGLGYVRARDLRGENYRVVSVIGDGALTGGMAYEALNNAAELKTNFMIVLNDNTMSISKNVGGISSYLSAVRTAQSYTGLKLSVTNSLKKIPRVGEQLVDAVRRTKTSIKQLFIPGMWFEDMGITYLGPADGHDMLQMMKLFNEAKRVQGPVLVHVVTEKGRGYEPAVRHPARFHGTAAFDIGTGLPLKKGKPTYTDIFSTVMRKMGDREKNVVAITAAMPTGTGLKRFANMFPERFFDVGIAESHAVTFAAGLALGGMVPVFAVYSSFLQRAIDQVLHDVCMQKLHVVFAIDRAGLVGSDGETHNGCFDLSYLSMMPNMTVMAPKNIWELSDMMKYAIHADGPVAVRYPRGEAYDGLQEFRAPIECGKAEVISRGKDVALLALGSMVKTAEQVWKALQEQGKDVTFVNMRFAKPFDRELLDDLAQDHRLMITMEENNQSGGFGEQVSAYLNGKYSQIKVRILAIQDHFVEHGNVEKWKKELGLDAQSVLKIIEDNTR; translated from the coding sequence ATGATTCTGGAAAAAATAAACAAAGCGAATGATCTGCACAGAATTCCTCTGGCAGAGTTTCCAGAACTGGCAGAAGAAATCCGTCAGTTTCTCATTGAGAGTGTGAGTAAGACAGGAGGACATTTAGCGTCCAACCTAGGAGCAGTGGAGCTGACTTTGGCTTTACACAATGTGTTGGAATTTCCGGAGGATAAACTGATCTGGGATGTGGGGCATCAAGCCTACACTCATAAAATTCTCACAGGCCGCAAAAATCTATTCTCAAGTTTGAGACAGGAGGGCGGCCTCAGTGGCTTTCCAAAGAGAAATGAGAGTGCGTGTGACTCGTTTGATACGGGACACAGTTCGAATTCTCTGTCGGCGGGGCTAGGCTATGTACGGGCGAGAGATTTAAGGGGAGAGAATTACCGAGTAGTCTCTGTAATCGGAGACGGAGCTCTGACAGGTGGAATGGCCTATGAGGCGCTGAACAATGCAGCAGAATTAAAGACAAATTTTATGATTGTGCTGAATGATAATACCATGTCCATTTCTAAAAATGTAGGAGGCATCTCTTCCTATCTGAGTGCAGTTCGGACTGCGCAGTCTTACACAGGACTGAAGCTGAGTGTGACGAATTCTCTAAAAAAAATACCGAGAGTGGGGGAGCAGCTTGTGGACGCGGTCCGTAGGACAAAGACCAGTATAAAACAACTGTTCATTCCAGGCATGTGGTTTGAAGATATGGGAATTACTTATCTGGGGCCTGCCGACGGGCACGATATGCTTCAGATGATGAAGCTGTTCAATGAGGCAAAACGGGTTCAGGGCCCAGTGCTGGTACATGTGGTCACTGAGAAAGGCCGGGGCTATGAGCCAGCGGTGAGACATCCTGCAAGGTTTCATGGAACTGCTGCCTTCGACATTGGGACGGGGCTGCCCTTAAAGAAGGGAAAGCCTACGTATACGGATATTTTTTCCACTGTGATGAGAAAGATGGGAGATCGGGAAAAAAATGTAGTGGCGATTACAGCGGCCATGCCCACGGGCACGGGGCTGAAACGTTTTGCCAATATGTTCCCGGAGCGTTTTTTTGATGTGGGAATCGCGGAGAGTCACGCAGTGACTTTTGCTGCAGGGCTGGCTCTAGGAGGGATGGTTCCAGTTTTTGCTGTGTATTCTTCTTTCCTGCAAAGGGCTATAGACCAGGTACTACACGATGTATGTATGCAGAAGCTCCACGTGGTTTTTGCTATTGACCGGGCTGGCCTCGTGGGAAGTGACGGGGAGACGCACAATGGCTGCTTTGATTTAAGTTATCTGTCTATGATGCCGAATATGACCGTGATGGCTCCGAAGAATATCTGGGAACTCTCCGATATGATGAAATATGCGATTCACGCGGATGGCCCTGTTGCTGTGAGATATCCTAGAGGGGAGGCCTACGATGGGCTTCAGGAGTTTCGTGCTCCCATTGAGTGTGGAAAGGCCGAGGTGATCTCGCGGGGAAAAGATGTGGCTTTACTGGCTCTCGGAAGTATGGTAAAGACGGCAGAGCAGGTGTGGAAAGCACTGCAGGAGCAGGGAAAAGATGTGACCTTTGTGAATATGCGTTTTGCGAAGCCCTTTGACCGGGAGTTGCTGGATGATTTAGCACAGGATCACAGACTGATGATTACAATGGAAGAGAACAATCAAAGTGGAGGTTTTGGAGAGCAGGTATCCGCCTATCTGAACGGCAAGTATTCCCAGATAAAAGTCAGGATATTGGCTATTCAGGACCACTTTGTGGAGCATGGAAATGTGGAAAAATGGAAGAAAGAATTGGGACTGGACGCGCAGTCCGTTCTGAAAATCATTGAGGATAATACAAGATGA
- the xseA gene encoding exodeoxyribonuclease VII large subunit, whose protein sequence is MNSIYSVGQVNNYIKNMFTQDFMLSRISVKGEVSNCKYHTSGHIYFSLKDETGTIACVMFAGQRRGLGFAMKNGDKVVVSGSVNVYERDGKYQLYARQIQLEGAGLLYERFLALKRELEEMGMFAPEYKQPIPRFIRTLGVVTAPTGAAIQDIRNISYRRNPYLQIILYPALVQGAGAKESIVKGIQTLDRLGVDVMIVGRGGGSIEDLWAFNEEEVARAIFECTTPVISAVGHETDVTIADYVADLRAPTPSAAAELAVDDYRGFLGQLAEYESRLERGLLGRLTLLKSRLEQYKIRMGFLSPRQQILERRQYLADIQEKIENGMKQKIKDSRHELQVYAQRLYGCSPLKKLTQGFSFVTDENGHGIHRVEQVKPLDAIRIQVTDGEIQAQVTGSSLVDREKWNV, encoded by the coding sequence ATGAACAGTATCTATTCCGTAGGACAGGTAAACAACTACATCAAAAATATGTTTACGCAGGATTTCATGCTCAGCAGAATTTCTGTAAAAGGAGAGGTATCCAACTGTAAATATCATACGTCCGGACACATCTATTTTTCCCTGAAAGATGAGACTGGAACGATTGCCTGTGTGATGTTCGCAGGTCAGAGACGAGGACTAGGCTTCGCCATGAAAAACGGAGATAAGGTTGTGGTGAGCGGCAGCGTGAACGTCTATGAGAGAGATGGAAAATACCAGCTCTACGCCAGACAGATTCAGTTAGAAGGAGCAGGGTTGCTCTATGAACGGTTTTTGGCTCTGAAAAGAGAATTGGAAGAGATGGGGATGTTTGCACCTGAGTACAAACAGCCGATTCCCAGATTCATACGCACTCTGGGTGTGGTGACGGCACCTACCGGGGCTGCGATTCAGGACATTCGGAACATTTCATATAGAAGAAATCCCTATCTTCAAATTATTCTGTATCCGGCTCTGGTTCAGGGAGCTGGCGCGAAAGAGAGTATTGTAAAGGGAATTCAGACTTTAGACAGGCTGGGTGTAGACGTGATGATCGTAGGCAGAGGCGGCGGATCTATTGAGGATTTATGGGCTTTTAACGAGGAGGAAGTCGCCCGCGCAATTTTTGAATGCACAACCCCAGTGATATCGGCAGTGGGACATGAGACAGATGTGACGATTGCAGACTATGTGGCAGATTTGCGGGCTCCCACGCCGTCAGCGGCTGCGGAACTGGCAGTGGATGATTACCGTGGATTTCTGGGACAATTGGCGGAGTACGAAAGCAGATTGGAGCGTGGATTACTGGGGCGCCTGACGCTTTTAAAAAGCCGCTTGGAACAGTATAAGATTCGTATGGGTTTTTTGAGTCCTAGGCAGCAGATTTTGGAGAGAAGGCAGTATCTGGCAGATATCCAGGAGAAGATTGAGAACGGTATGAAGCAGAAAATCAAAGACTCCAGACATGAGCTTCAGGTTTATGCCCAACGGCTTTACGGTTGCTCTCCGCTGAAAAAGCTGACCCAGGGATTTTCGTTTGTCACAGATGAAAATGGACATGGCATTCATCGAGTTGAGCAGGTGAAACCGCTGGATGCTATTCGAATTCAGGTGACTGACGGAGAGATTCAGGCACAGGTGACCGGGAGCAGTCTGGTAGACAGGGAGAAATGGAATGTGTAA
- a CDS encoding TlyA family RNA methyltransferase encodes MKERLDVLLVKRNLAVSREKAKAVIMAGEVYVDGQKEDKAGSMFQDSVHIEVRGNTLPYVSRGGLKLEKAMTHFGVSLEGKVCLDVGASTGGFTDCMLQNGAKRVYAIDVGHGQLDWKLRNDPRVVCMEKTNIRYVVPDDIGEQADFSSIDVSFISLTKVLLPVRELLGEGGEIVCLIKPQFEAGREKVGKKGVVRDPAVHLEVIEKIVDYAKSISFEILNLEFSPIKGPEGNIEYLLYLRRLKEGQESERMVFESAQIVKKAHETLM; translated from the coding sequence ATGAAGGAACGCTTAGATGTTTTATTGGTCAAGAGAAATCTTGCGGTTTCCCGGGAAAAGGCAAAAGCGGTAATTATGGCCGGAGAGGTCTATGTGGACGGGCAGAAAGAAGACAAGGCAGGTTCGATGTTTCAGGACAGTGTTCACATTGAAGTTCGGGGAAATACACTGCCTTACGTCAGTAGAGGTGGGCTGAAGCTGGAAAAGGCCATGACCCATTTCGGTGTCAGCCTAGAAGGAAAGGTGTGCCTGGATGTGGGAGCCTCCACAGGCGGTTTTACAGACTGTATGCTTCAGAATGGGGCAAAGAGGGTCTATGCCATCGATGTGGGGCACGGACAGCTGGATTGGAAGCTGCGAAATGACCCAAGAGTGGTCTGCATGGAGAAGACGAACATTCGGTATGTCGTACCGGATGACATCGGGGAACAGGCGGACTTTTCCTCCATTGATGTGTCTTTTATCTCTCTGACTAAGGTGTTACTCCCGGTGAGGGAGCTGTTAGGAGAGGGAGGAGAGATTGTCTGTCTAATTAAACCGCAGTTCGAGGCGGGAAGAGAGAAGGTAGGGAAAAAAGGCGTGGTCAGAGACCCTGCGGTTCATCTGGAAGTTATTGAGAAGATCGTTGATTATGCGAAGTCAATTTCTTTTGAGATCTTGAACCTGGAATTTTCTCCAATTAAAGGCCCAGAAGGGAATATTGAGTATTTGCTCTATCTGCGAAGATTGAAAGAAGGGCAGGAGTCTGAAAGGATGGTTTTCGAATCCGCACAGATTGTAAAGAAAGCCCACGAGACACTCATGTAA
- the nusB gene encoding transcription antitermination factor NusB: protein MGRSKIREHIFKLLFMSQFNTEEEMPQQLTIYFNELEELDESDRAYMQEKYEQVISHLKEIDELLNQLSKGWKTSRMARVDLTALRLSVYELKYEEEIPTKVSINEAVELAKRFGGEDSFAFVNGILGRVAKELR from the coding sequence ATGGGGAGAAGTAAGATCAGGGAGCACATTTTTAAGCTCCTTTTTATGAGTCAGTTTAATACGGAGGAGGAAATGCCGCAGCAGCTGACAATCTATTTCAATGAACTGGAAGAGTTGGATGAAAGTGACCGCGCATATATGCAGGAAAAATATGAGCAGGTGATCTCACATTTGAAGGAAATTGACGAACTGCTCAACCAACTGTCAAAGGGATGGAAGACCAGCCGTATGGCCAGAGTGGACTTGACAGCGCTGCGTCTTTCCGTCTATGAGCTGAAATATGAGGAAGAGATTCCCACGAAGGTATCCATCAATGAAGCTGTGGAGCTTGCAAAGAGATTCGGTGGTGAGGATTCCTTTGCGTTTGTCAACGGAATTCTTGGTAGAGTGGCGAAAGAATTGAGATGA
- a CDS encoding SpoIIIAC/SpoIIIAD family protein, whose amino-acid sequence MEVIKISVLGIAGVLLGYLMKNTRPEFSGYLTLGMGILILSLAVGKLDYLFASLEKIRSYIPIDSTYMAAILKMIGITYIGQFSSGICKDAGYSAIAGQIELFCKLAIMAVSMPILLALLETIQDFMT is encoded by the coding sequence GTGGAAGTAATCAAAATCTCTGTCCTGGGGATTGCCGGAGTTTTGCTGGGGTATCTGATGAAGAACACCAGACCGGAGTTCTCAGGATATCTGACTTTAGGCATGGGAATTTTGATCTTGTCTTTGGCGGTAGGTAAATTGGACTACTTGTTTGCCTCGCTGGAAAAGATACGGTCTTACATACCCATTGACAGTACTTACATGGCTGCGATACTGAAGATGATAGGAATTACTTATATTGGACAATTTTCTTCCGGTATTTGCAAAGATGCGGGTTACTCCGCCATTGCTGGACAGATTGAACTTTTTTGTAAGTTGGCAATTATGGCAGTCAGTATGCCGATTTTGCTGGCTTTGTTGGAGACAATTCAGGATTTTATGACATGA
- a CDS encoding peptide chain release factor 3 has translation MSQYTKEIEKRRTFAIISHPDAGKTTLTEKFLLYGGAINLAGSVKGKATARHAVSDWMEIEKERGISVTSSVLQFHYDDYCINILDTPGHQDFSEDTYRTLMAADSAVMVIDGSKGVEAQTRKLFKVCVMRHIPIFTFINKMDRDANDTFELLDEIEKELGIATCPINWPIGSGKNFRGVYDRNTRKVLTFSDTQKGTKEGVEEEISVDDSRLDEVISQEQKEQLLEEIELLDGASAEFDQEQVSQGKLSPVFFGSALTNFGVETFLKHFLKMTTSPLPRLADCGVVDPMEEDFSAFVFKIQANMNKNHRDRIAFMRICSGKFEASREVYHVQGEKKMRLSQPQQLMAQDRHVVEEAYAGDIIGVFDPGIFSIGDTVCAPGKKFAYEGIPTFAPEHFARVRQMDTMKRKQFVKGINQIAQEGAIQIFQEFNTGMEEIIVGVVGVLQFDVLKYRLKNEYNVEILLENLPYEHIRWIENKDEVDVRRLTGTSDMKKVTDLKGNPLLLFINSWSVGMTLDRNEGLVLSEFSRN, from the coding sequence GTGTCTCAGTATACGAAAGAAATAGAAAAAAGACGTACATTTGCGATTATTTCCCATCCAGACGCTGGAAAAACCACTTTGACGGAAAAGTTTCTCCTGTACGGAGGTGCCATCAATCTGGCAGGTTCCGTGAAAGGAAAAGCTACGGCGAGACATGCGGTCTCGGACTGGATGGAGATCGAGAAGGAGAGGGGAATTTCGGTCACCTCTTCCGTTTTGCAGTTTCACTATGATGACTACTGCATAAACATATTGGATACTCCGGGGCATCAGGATTTCTCGGAGGACACATATCGTACCTTGATGGCAGCGGATTCCGCAGTGATGGTCATTGATGGTTCTAAGGGAGTAGAGGCGCAGACCAGAAAACTTTTTAAAGTTTGTGTAATGCGCCATATTCCCATCTTTACGTTTATCAACAAGATGGACCGGGACGCCAATGACACCTTTGAGCTGTTGGACGAGATTGAAAAGGAGCTTGGAATTGCCACCTGTCCCATAAATTGGCCGATTGGTTCAGGAAAAAATTTTCGAGGCGTGTATGACAGAAATACCAGAAAGGTTTTGACTTTCAGCGACACGCAGAAAGGGACGAAGGAGGGAGTTGAGGAAGAAATTTCTGTGGACGACTCCCGTTTAGACGAAGTGATTTCCCAGGAACAAAAGGAGCAGTTATTGGAGGAGATTGAACTTTTGGACGGGGCCAGCGCGGAATTTGACCAGGAACAGGTCAGCCAAGGAAAATTGTCGCCAGTGTTTTTTGGCTCCGCGCTGACAAACTTTGGAGTGGAGACTTTTCTGAAGCACTTTTTGAAGATGACTACCTCCCCTCTGCCGAGACTGGCAGACTGTGGGGTGGTTGACCCGATGGAGGAAGATTTTTCTGCGTTTGTCTTTAAAATCCAGGCGAATATGAATAAGAATCACAGAGACCGTATTGCATTTATGCGTATCTGTTCTGGCAAATTTGAGGCGTCCAGGGAAGTGTACCACGTGCAAGGAGAAAAAAAGATGCGTCTGTCACAGCCGCAGCAGCTGATGGCTCAGGACAGGCATGTGGTGGAGGAGGCTTACGCAGGCGATATCATTGGCGTGTTTGACCCGGGTATTTTTTCAATAGGAGATACAGTCTGCGCGCCGGGGAAGAAGTTTGCCTACGAGGGAATCCCGACTTTCGCTCCGGAACATTTCGCCAGGGTACGGCAGATGGATACCATGAAGAGAAAGCAGTTTGTAAAAGGGATTAATCAGATTGCCCAGGAGGGTGCGATTCAGATTTTCCAGGAATTCAATACAGGTATGGAGGAGATCATTGTAGGTGTTGTCGGCGTTTTGCAGTTTGATGTCCTGAAATACCGCCTGAAAAATGAGTATAATGTGGAGATACTTTTGGAAAACTTGCCATATGAGCATATTCGGTGGATTGAGAACAAGGACGAGGTGGATGTGCGCAGATTGACGGGCACTTCGGATATGAAAAAGGTGACGGATTTGAAAGGAAATCCGCTTTTGCTGTTCATTAATTCTTGGAGTGTAGGTATGACTTTGGACAGAAATGAGGGGCTGGTTCTCTCAGAGTTCAGTCGAAATTAA
- a CDS encoding SpoIIIAH-like family protein, protein MKKVFKKNQVIITGLALLIAVAGYLNFANVDLGFDKDQEASSDNSILEEVENLDYDIGDSTVMEENAKSTAAQDEETAGEEAVDSTEVADATEVTDAVDETGSMDTETPGEAVLTGASNFAAQAKITREQVRAQNKEDLQKIIDNEQISETEKQQAIDSLVAMTELAEKETAAEMLLEAKGFVDAIVNLTGETADVVVSNSQLGDDQRAQIEDIVQRKTGVGAEQIVITSSNVDAESSEDTQTEESSQTEESTQTEDTAQSEEQQE, encoded by the coding sequence GTGAAGAAAGTATTCAAAAAAAATCAAGTCATTATTACCGGTCTGGCTTTGTTGATCGCGGTGGCGGGATATCTGAATTTTGCCAATGTGGATCTCGGCTTCGATAAAGATCAGGAGGCCAGCAGCGACAATAGTATACTGGAAGAGGTGGAAAATCTGGATTACGATATTGGAGACAGCACGGTAATGGAAGAAAACGCAAAGAGTACCGCTGCCCAGGATGAGGAGACAGCTGGCGAAGAAGCGGTGGATTCCACAGAGGTAGCGGATGCCACAGAGGTCACAGATGCGGTGGATGAGACGGGAAGTATGGATACAGAGACACCAGGAGAGGCGGTGCTGACAGGAGCGTCCAATTTCGCGGCGCAGGCTAAAATCACACGGGAACAGGTGAGAGCACAAAATAAAGAGGATTTGCAGAAAATTATTGACAATGAACAAATCTCTGAGACAGAAAAGCAACAGGCCATCGACAGCCTAGTAGCCATGACTGAGCTGGCAGAGAAGGAGACGGCCGCAGAGATGCTTTTGGAAGCAAAAGGGTTTGTGGACGCGATTGTGAATCTGACAGGGGAGACGGCTGATGTGGTGGTTTCCAATTCTCAACTAGGGGATGACCAAAGAGCGCAGATTGAGGATATTGTACAGCGGAAAACTGGTGTGGGAGCAGAGCAGATTGTGATTACTTCTTCTAATGTGGACGCTGAATCCAGTGAGGATACTCAGACAGAGGAAAGCTCGCAGACGGAGGAGAGTACTCAGACGGAGGACACTGCACAGAGCGAAGAGCAGCAGGAATAG
- a CDS encoding polyprenyl synthetase family protein, whose protein sequence is MNFKEELNLKTQEIEQLIRRYLPKEEGFASTLARAMNYSMLAGGKRLRPLMMQEVYRMFGGTQRVIEPFMVAMEMIHTHSLIHDDLPALDNDEYRRGRETTWKVFGEDMGVISGAALLNYAYEVALSGFELTDRTERVVLALRVLAAKTGMYGMLGGQSVDVENDRKPLDLQLLDYIYENKTSALMEASMMVGAILAGAENTKIRQVEKAAGCVGLAFQIEDDILDVTSTQEELGKPIHSDEKNHKTTYVTLKGIENAQREVERLSQEAIETFDGLEEKNEFLRTLIQELVNRKK, encoded by the coding sequence GTGAATTTTAAAGAAGAATTAAATTTAAAAACACAGGAGATAGAACAGCTGATTCGGCGCTATCTTCCAAAGGAGGAAGGATTTGCCAGCACTTTGGCAAGGGCGATGAACTATAGTATGCTGGCTGGAGGAAAAAGACTGAGGCCGCTGATGATGCAGGAAGTCTATCGGATGTTCGGGGGAACGCAAAGAGTGATCGAGCCGTTCATGGTGGCTATGGAAATGATTCATACGCATTCTCTGATTCATGATGATCTTCCTGCTCTGGACAACGATGAGTACCGTCGTGGAAGAGAGACGACTTGGAAGGTATTCGGAGAGGATATGGGAGTGATAAGTGGAGCAGCGCTCTTGAATTATGCCTATGAAGTGGCATTGTCTGGATTTGAGCTGACAGACCGTACAGAGCGGGTGGTACTGGCCCTTAGGGTTCTAGCCGCGAAAACCGGAATGTATGGGATGCTGGGAGGGCAGAGTGTGGACGTGGAAAATGACAGAAAACCTCTGGATCTTCAGCTCTTGGATTATATTTATGAGAACAAAACATCGGCGCTGATGGAAGCCTCTATGATGGTAGGGGCTATTCTTGCAGGAGCTGAGAACACGAAAATCCGCCAGGTGGAGAAGGCTGCGGGCTGTGTGGGACTGGCATTTCAGATCGAAGACGATATTTTGGATGTGACTAGCACACAGGAAGAGTTGGGAAAACCGATTCACAGTGATGAAAAAAATCATAAGACGACCTATGTGACACTAAAAGGTATTGAGAATGCGCAAAGAGAAGTGGAACGATTATCCCAGGAGGCAATTGAAACTTTTGACGGTTTGGAAGAAAAAAATGAATTTTTGCGGACTTTGATACAGGAGTTGGTAAACCGCAAGAAATAG
- a CDS encoding stage III sporulation protein AF yields MRETIYEWMKNLAVFYLFFTAVMNFLPDGKYNKYIRHFLGLLLILLLITPILQIFRLKDLVDRNFMANSMKEELWEKAWDLEHSQEDYLYEQYERELEEQIRQIMVKMEAYPRMVEVTLDKGEEVEIAKIKVTVKEACSQEKKEAVADELERIYEIPGERLQILSG; encoded by the coding sequence ATGAGGGAGACAATCTATGAGTGGATGAAAAATCTTGCAGTGTTTTATCTGTTTTTTACGGCTGTGATGAATTTTCTTCCTGATGGAAAATACAACAAGTATATCCGACACTTTCTGGGACTGCTATTGATTCTGCTGTTGATTACACCGATCTTACAGATTTTTCGGCTGAAAGATCTGGTGGACCGTAACTTTATGGCAAACAGTATGAAAGAGGAACTGTGGGAGAAGGCCTGGGATTTGGAACATTCACAAGAGGATTATCTCTATGAGCAGTATGAAAGAGAACTAGAAGAACAGATACGACAGATCATGGTAAAGATGGAGGCGTATCCCAGAATGGTAGAAGTCACTTTGGACAAAGGGGAAGAAGTGGAAATTGCAAAGATCAAGGTGACGGTGAAAGAGGCATGCAGCCAGGAGAAAAAGGAGGCGGTGGCGGATGAGCTGGAGCGGATTTACGAAATCCCAGGAGAAAGGCTCCAAATTCTCTCTGGGTAA